The stretch of DNA ACCATCGGCTTTGTCACCATCAGCCTTATCGAGGTGCAGGTCATTCAGGAGATGGCGGTCACGGCGAGTCTCGGCGTGGCGGTGATCATTCTCACCAACCTGTTGTTGCTGCCGGTGCTGCTCTCTCATGTGCATTTTGATGAAGGCTATTTTTCGCGGGTCGAGGAACAAACCGAGGATCTGCGCCCCTTCTGGCATTTTTTCTCCCACGCCACGCGGCGTGGTCCGGCGACCGCCATCCTCGCCGCGGCGCTGGTTCTGCTGGCGCTGGGTGCGTGGAAAGCGGCCGACATTCAGATCGGCGACATGCACGGCGGCGTCCCCGAGTTGCGCCAGGATTCACGCTACAACCGCGACAGCGCGGTGATTACCGATCATTTCGCCATCGGCATCGATACGCTCTCGGTCATCGTCGAGACGCGCTCCGAAGGCTGCATGGATTACGGCATCATGACCAACATCGATGAATTCGCCTGGCACATGCAGAACGTCGCGGGCGTACAGTCGGTGGTGAGTCTGCCGGGGGTGGCCAAGGTGATCAACGCGGGATGGAACGAGGGAAGTCTCAAATGGCGGGTGCTGCCGCGCAATCCCACCACCATGGTGCAGGCCGTGGGCTATGTGCCCACCAGCAGCGGGCTGCTCAACCCCGATTGCAGCGTCATGCCGGTCATGCTGTTCACCGAGGACCACAAGGCCGGAACCATCGAACGCATCGTCACCGAGGTCAAGAACTTCCGTCGCACCGCAGCCCTGGAGGGTGTGAATTATCGGCTGGCCACGGGGAATGTCGGCGTCATGGCGGCGACCAACGAACTGGTGGCCGCCGCCCAGTATCCCATCCTGCTGTGCGTGTTCGGGGCGGTGATCCTGCTGTGCTTCGTAGAATTTCGTTCCTGGCGGGCTGTGCTGTGCATCGTTTTGCCCCTGGGCCTGGTGTCGATCCTCGCTTACGCTCTGATGAGCCTGCTGGAAATCGGCCTCAAGGTGTCCACCCTGCCGGTGGTCGCCCTGGGCGTGGGCGTGGGCGTCGATTACGGCATCTACATTTTCAGCCGTCTGCGCAGCTATCTCGATGAAGGCCGTTCCCTGGAAAACGCCTACCTGCACACCCTGGCCATCACCGGCAACGGCGTGGCCTTTACCGGCGTGACCCTGGCCATCGGCGTGGCCACCTGGATCTTCTCGCCGCTCAAATTTCAGGCGGACATGGGCATCCTGCTGACCTTCCTGTTCGTGGTCAACATGCTCGGCGCCCTCATCCTGCTGCCGGCCCTGGCCTGCTGGCTGCTGCCGGAAGGAAAAAATTCCAGCCCTTGAGTACCGGCTGGAATTTTTCAAATTTCCGTCACCTGCCGCGTTGCGTGCGGCTTGGGCCAAAAAGTCAAAAGATCGACGCCGCCTTGCTCGTCGCGCTCCGCCAAGCCCTTTTTCCTTCCTGAAAAATTGAGCAATTTCAGCTGCTTAAAAAAATCACATCGATTCGTGAAATTCTGGAACAGATTGTGAAATTCTATCCGCCTGAAATCATTTGGTTTCGCAGGTCAAAGGAAAACGAACCGCACATTCAGTTCGAAGGAAAGGGCTCCGACACCATGGCATCGGCGACCAGTTTGATTCTCGGCGAATCGGCTCAGCAGCGTCAGGCCATTTCTGAAATTCTCCAGCCGACGGGGCTGTTCGCGGGCAATCTGGAGGCATCCTCCGAGCGGGAGGCTTTGCTGCGCATCAAGCACCAGGAGGTCGCGGCCATCTGTTACGCGGCGGATCATCCCGCGAAAAGCGAATTTCGCTGGCTGCGCCTTTTCCAGAAACAATCGGATCTTCGCGATATCCCCGTCTTTCTGTTCACCGAGGAGGACGATGAGCAAACCCGCATCCTCGGACTCAATTCCGGCGCCGATGACTGCCTGACGTTCAGCATGTCGAGCGGCGAGGCGGCGGCACGCATTCGGCGGCATCTGCTGTTAAGGCAAAACTTCCTGGCCCTGCGCCGCGCCAAGGACGAACTCGCCCGGCAGGCCATGACCGATCCCCTCACCGGCCTTGGCAACCGGCGCCTCTTCCTTCAGGCTCTGGAAGCGGAAATTTCCCGCATGAACCGCACGGGAGAGAAGTTTTCCCTGCTCATGCTGGATCTGGATCACTTCAAGAAGGTCAACGACAGCTTTGGCCATCAGGCCGGCGATGCGGTGCTTCTCGCCCTGGCCGATATCCTGCGCGGCGGCTTGCGCAAGTCCGACACCCTATGCCGTCTCGGCGGGGAGGAATTCGCCGTGATCATGCCCGGCGCCAATCTGGTCGACGCGGCGCGGGTCGCGCAGCGCATCCGCGGCAAGGTGGCCGGCATCAGCATTCCGAACTGGCCGACATTGAGCGTCACCATCAGCATCGGCATCCGTTGCGTGAAGCACTCCTGCCCGGCCGAAACGATGATCGCCGAAGCCGATCAAGCACTGTATCGAGCCAAATGCCTGGGCCGCAACCGCGTCGAAGTTTTTTCCGAAAAGCACTTCCGCCCCACTGGTCGGCCCGCCGCCGAAGCATTAAGCCTGCTCGCCGCCGCCGGCAATGCCTGAGCGGCTACTTGCGATCGGCGATGAGCACGCCGCCCACGGCCACTTGTTCCGGTGAGACTTCGCGAATCGCGACGATGATTTTTTCCGCCGGCATGCCGTAAGCCTTGACGGCCGCCTGGGTCAGCTCTTCGACGAGTTTGCGCCGCACGGACATCTCCTTGATGGCGGGGCCTTCGATGTTGATGATGGGCATGAACGTTCTCCTTGAGGGGGGAAATATGGTCATGAATAACGGGCGGCGGGGCCGGTTTCAGCCCCCCGCCCGCTTGGTTTTGTAACCGCGCCTGGTCAACTCCGCTACCAGCAGATCGGCATGATCGCCCTGGATCTCGATGGTCCAATCGCGCACCGTGCCCCCCGTTCCGCAGCGTTTTTTCAGCTCACCGGCCAAAACCTTGAGTTGGTCCTCATCAAACGACAATCCCCGCACCACCGTCACGGTCTTGCCTCCCCTGCCCTTGGTTTCCCGCTGCACCCGAACAATACCGTCGCCTACCGGGGGTTTCTCCTGTTTGCGGCAGACGCAGGCATTCCGCGCCTTCCCGCAGCCGGGGCAGAGACGTCCTTGGTCCGAGGAATAGACGGGTCGCGAATTGGTCATGGCGGATCCAGGCCTTTCATTTGGGTTTGCCGATGCGGCAGCTGCCCGACGCGCAATCGCGCTTGCGCTTGGGCAGATAAGGTCTCATGCGGGCGAAAATCTTGTAGCCCAGACACGCCAGGGGATTGATGAGGGGCAAACGGATCACCCGGCCCAGCAGGCCGAACAGGGTGGAATGGGGAAAAGCCTGCCAGATGGCCCAGAAGGATTCGACGCCGCGATACACCCGGCCCTGCGCGTCGATGGCGTGCAGTTCGTACATGAACCGCTCGAGGGATATGCCGTAAGGTTGGGGATCGAAATCGGCGGCGCTGATATCCATGGGAATCAGCCGCCCCTCTCGATCTAGCCGCGCATAGTGTTCGATCTCCCGCGAGCAGACCGAACAGGCGCCGTCATAAAAAACGCGCAAGGGAAAAGCGGGCTTTTCGGGCATGGCTAATCCAGGCTCAGATCGACCCACACGGGGCAGTGATCGGAAGGCTTGTCCATGGCGCGGATCTCGTAGTCGATGCCCGCCTCCCGGCAGCCGGCCAGCAATGGCGCGGTCAGGAGAATGTGGTCGATGCGCAGACCGCGCTTGGGCTCATCCTCGAAGCCACGGCTACGGTAATCAAACCAGCTGAACCGGTCGGCGATGTCGGGATGCAGTTCGCGAAAGCTGTCGTGCAGGCCCCAATCCCGCAGGGCCTGAAACCATTCGCGCTCCTCGGGAAGAAAGCTGGTCTTGCCGGTGCGCAGCCAGCGCTTGGCATTCTCCGCGCCGATGCCGATGTCGTGATCCACGGGGGCGATATTGAAATCCCCCATCACCACCAGGGGTGTCCGCGGGTCGCAATGCTCCTTGAGGTAAGCGAGCAGATCAGCGTAGAAGCGCCGCTTGCCGGGGAATTTGACGGGGTGCTCGCGATTTTCGCCCTGGGGAAAATAACCGTTGATGACGTGCAGGTCGGTGCCCGAGGGCAGGGAAAACCGCCCGCTGATGAAGCGCTTCTGCGCTTCATCGCCGTCGCCGGGAAAGCCAAAGCGAACATCTTGGGCTTTCTCCCGCGACAGGAGCGCCACTCCGTAATGGGTTTTCTGGCCGTGGTAGACCACCTGGTAGCCCAACCCCTCGATGTCGGCCAAGGGAAAGTCGGCGTCCTGCACCTTGGTTTCCTGCAGGCCGATGATGGCCGGCTGATGCTTGTCGATGACCGCTTGGAGCTGATGCAGGCGCGAACGCAGACCGTTGACGTTGAACGAGACGAGTTTCATGGTTGCTTTCCGGGGCTGGGGTTCCGCTCAACCTGAGCGGTTCTCGAAAAACTTCGCGTACCTCATATCTTCTTCCAGGATATGAGTCAACCACCAGTCCTTGAGGAAGTCAAAAAGTTCCTGGGAAATATCCACGTCGCCGGTTTCATTTTGTTGTTCAATTGCAAGAATCCGGATTTTCATGGCTTGGTGCAGCCGTGCGTGTTCCGCCTGTTCGGGATAGCCGTGGTCGGCGAGAAATTTTTCCTCATAGGCCAGATGGGTTTTGGTGTATTGGCCCAGCCTCTGGAATATCGCCTTGAACTCCCCGGGCGATCGCAGATGTATGCGTGCTTGATAGAGTTCGTTGATGACCTCGATGACAAAGCGATGCTGGCGGTCAAGCAGACTGTGACCCACACTGTAGGCGGGGGTCCACTGGATAAAGGCCGTGGTTCTCATGAAACCGGAGCGCCCTTCCTTATGATTCCGATGGTTTGGTTGGCAGAGGCGGCTCGCTCCCGCCGATTTCGACATCGAGTTCGCGCAGCAGATCGGCAATTTTTCCATCGTCGAGCTTGAGCAGATCCTGAATGTCTTCGCTGTCCTGAAAGCGCGTCATCCCGGGGTGCTCCATTTCCAACCGGCGCAGATGCAGGGTCTGACGACGGGCGACCATCATCAGGCGCCGCACGCGAGCCTCCAGGTCGTATTTCTCGATGGCGGAACGCAAGGCGAAGCGCAGTTCCAGATCATCCCAGGGTTTGGTGAAAAATCGGTAAATTTCACCCCGGTTGACCGCGTCCATGATGCCGGGCAAGGTTGCGTGACCCGTCAACATGATGCGCACGATCTCGGGATGGCGCAGGCTGACAAGGCCGAGAAATTCACTGCCTTCCATGCCCGGCATGCACTGATCGGAAATCACGACCTTAAAGGGATGGCGTTCCAGCAACTCTTCCGCGTCCTCGGCGCAGGTCGCGCCCATGACGCTGATGTCCTCATCGTAGAGGGCGCGCTCGATGGCTTGAATCACCTGTTTTTCATCATCAACGATCAGTACGGCATTGTTCATGGGATCCTCCCTGGCTTGATAATCGATTCCGGTGCGGATGGGGCCCCTCCCTTGCGCCGCTCGCCGCAGAAGGCGCACACCAGCCAGTCGCTTTCTTGCGGCAGACGACAGGTCACGCAGATTTCCTGACGAAAGTGCCCACAATAGGGACAAAAGGCAAAGCGTGCCTCGATGCGCCGCCCGCAATGGGCGCAGGTTCGCTCGTGGCGGATCTGCGGCCCGACCACGCGCAATAATTCTTCCAGGGTCGTCTCTCCCTGGCGGACCTTTTCGACGCCGTCGTCCATCAGCAGACGCATGCCGCCGGCACGGGCCATCTCAAGCAGTTCGCCTTCCTTGTAGCTCTCGCAGATGAAATGACGGAATTCATCGTTCATGGTGAAAATTTCAAAGATGCCGACCCGGCCGCTGTAGCCGGTGTTGTTGCAGCGCGCGCAGCCGCGACCGCGCAGATTGCGCCCGGCAAGATGCGCGGCGGGAATACGCAGCAACTCCAGGGCTTCGGGATCGGGATCTACGGGCCCCCGGCAATGAGGGCAGATGCGACGCACCAACCGTTGTGCGACGATGCCCTCCAAAGCCGATGCGATCAGGTAGGGCTTGATACCCAAATCGATGAGACGGGTGATGCTGGCGACGGCATGATTGGTGTGCAGCGTGGTCAGCACCATGTGCCCGGTGAGTGCCGCCTTGAAGGCCACATCGGCGGTTTCCAGATCGCGGATTTCACCGACCAGGATGACGTCGGGATCCTGGCGCAGGGTGGAGCGCAACACCGAGGCGAAGGAAAGGCCGATGCGATCATGCACGAACACCTGATTGGCCTCTTCGAGAAAATATTCGACGGGATCTTCGATGGTCTCGAAATTCTTGGTGCTCTGCATCATGTCCTTGAGCACCGAATAAAGCAGGGTGGTTTTGCCGCTGCCGGTGGGCCCCGTGGCGATGAAAATTCCTTGAGGCTTGCGGATCACCCGCTGCAACTGACGGCAATCATCGGGCAGCAGACCGAGTTCCTCCAGGTCGCGGATGGCGGCGTTCTTGTCGAGGATGCGCATGACCAGTTTTTCGCCGCTGATGGTGGGCATGGTCGAAACGCGGATATCCACCAGGCGTGTGCCGGTGCGCACGGTGATGCGGCCGTCCTGGGGTTTGCGCCGCTCGGCGATGTCGAGGCGCGCCATGATCTTGACCCGCGACACGGTGGCCGGATGCAGATCGGCGGGAATTTTGATCTTGCTGTGCAAAATACCGTCGATGCGATAGCGCACCAGGCTGCACCGGGCCTTGGGCTCGATGTGGATGTCGCTCGCGCGGTAGCGCACCGCCTCGGAGATGACGGCGTTGACGATGCGGATGATCGGCGGAATCTCCGACGAATTGAGCAGATCTTGCACA from Geoalkalibacter sp. encodes:
- a CDS encoding bacteriohemerythrin, with translation MRTTAFIQWTPAYSVGHSLLDRQHRFVIEVINELYQARIHLRSPGEFKAIFQRLGQYTKTHLAYEEKFLADHGYPEQAEHARLHQAMKIRILAIEQQNETGDVDISQELFDFLKDWWLTHILEEDMRYAKFFENRSG
- a CDS encoding thiol-disulfide oxidoreductase DCC family protein encodes the protein MPEKPAFPLRVFYDGACSVCSREIEHYARLDREGRLIPMDISAADFDPQPYGISLERFMYELHAIDAQGRVYRGVESFWAIWQAFPHSTLFGLLGRVIRLPLINPLACLGYKIFARMRPYLPKRKRDCASGSCRIGKPK
- a CDS encoding GGDEF domain-containing response regulator; protein product: MASATSLILGESAQQRQAISEILQPTGLFAGNLEASSEREALLRIKHQEVAAICYAADHPAKSEFRWLRLFQKQSDLRDIPVFLFTEEDDEQTRILGLNSGADDCLTFSMSSGEAAARIRRHLLLRQNFLALRRAKDELARQAMTDPLTGLGNRRLFLQALEAEISRMNRTGEKFSLLMLDLDHFKKVNDSFGHQAGDAVLLALADILRGGLRKSDTLCRLGGEEFAVIMPGANLVDAARVAQRIRGKVAGISIPNWPTLSVTISIGIRCVKHSCPAETMIAEADQALYRAKCLGRNRVEVFSEKHFRPTGRPAAEALSLLAAAGNA
- a CDS encoding ATPase, T2SS/T4P/T4SS family, producing MAKFAELFRSMGNEAPPVPANSGASLESESGEERFTLLLVDDEPGVLRALQRIFIDENYRILTAGDAQRALELLAAQPVHLIISDHRMPGMTGAELLRQVKERWPHVIRIMLTGYADVQSIMGAVNEGAVFKFITKPWNDEDLRLTVSLGLQQFVLIRENRRLRELTRSQQEKLKSSASLLGENRGILGTILDKSGLVPRKAFERAQGERQEGEFVTETLERLGLAKENQIARAIQQHLNLELVDLREIVVPREVVRFLPRDLCQRNRILPLSLEANRLTLAMADPSDFYKCDHIAMMTGLKVRSVVALGSDIARKLNEVWEDAGATADLFDEIPEIEPIDDVDIIIEDDDADINVQDLLNSSEIPPIIRIVNAVISEAVRYRASDIHIEPKARCSLVRYRIDGILHSKIKIPADLHPATVSRVKIMARLDIAERRKPQDGRITVRTGTRLVDIRVSTMPTISGEKLVMRILDKNAAIRDLEELGLLPDDCRQLQRVIRKPQGIFIATGPTGSGKTTLLYSVLKDMMQSTKNFETIEDPVEYFLEEANQVFVHDRIGLSFASVLRSTLRQDPDVILVGEIRDLETADVAFKAALTGHMVLTTLHTNHAVASITRLIDLGIKPYLIASALEGIVAQRLVRRICPHCRGPVDPDPEALELLRIPAAHLAGRNLRGRGCARCNNTGYSGRVGIFEIFTMNDEFRHFICESYKEGELLEMARAGGMRLLMDDGVEKVRQGETTLEELLRVVGPQIRHERTCAHCGRRIEARFAFCPYCGHFRQEICVTCRLPQESDWLVCAFCGERRKGGAPSAPESIIKPGRIP
- the dmpI gene encoding 4-oxalocrotonate tautomerase DmpI; this encodes MPIINIEGPAIKEMSVRRKLVEELTQAAVKAYGMPAEKIIVAIREVSPEQVAVGGVLIADRK
- the xthA gene encoding exodeoxyribonuclease III; this translates as MKLVSFNVNGLRSRLHQLQAVIDKHQPAIIGLQETKVQDADFPLADIEGLGYQVVYHGQKTHYGVALLSREKAQDVRFGFPGDGDEAQKRFISGRFSLPSGTDLHVINGYFPQGENREHPVKFPGKRRFYADLLAYLKEHCDPRTPLVVMGDFNIAPVDHDIGIGAENAKRWLRTGKTSFLPEEREWFQALRDWGLHDSFRELHPDIADRFSWFDYRSRGFEDEPKRGLRIDHILLTAPLLAGCREAGIDYEIRAMDKPSDHCPVWVDLSLD
- a CDS encoding translation initiation factor Sui1, with the protein product MTNSRPVYSSDQGRLCPGCGKARNACVCRKQEKPPVGDGIVRVQRETKGRGGKTVTVVRGLSFDEDQLKVLAGELKKRCGTGGTVRDWTIEIQGDHADLLVAELTRRGYKTKRAGG
- a CDS encoding efflux RND transporter permease subunit, which translates into the protein MQESFLIRRIENLIFSLRPWILAVFAVLTLLMAWSATHLRIDAGFAKLLPLKHEYMRTFVEHGREFGGANRVLIALMARDGDMFTPDFFAALERATNDVFFIPGVDRAQVSSIFTPNVRFTEVVEDGIAGGNVVPADFRPTPEGLERVRQNILKAGIVGRLVAGDFSGAIISAQLLDIDPNTGERLDYIAVGRLLEENIRDVYQSDAVDVHIIGFAKVMSDIADGALRVVLFFFIAVAITSVLVFFYTRSFRLTLVPIGCALIAVIWQLGLLPLLGYGIDPMGLLVPFLVFAIAVSHGVQMITANTAALRAGASGMEAARLSFRQLVIPGTIALISDTIGFVTISLIEVQVIQEMAVTASLGVAVIILTNLLLLPVLLSHVHFDEGYFSRVEEQTEDLRPFWHFFSHATRRGPATAILAAALVLLALGAWKAADIQIGDMHGGVPELRQDSRYNRDSAVITDHFAIGIDTLSVIVETRSEGCMDYGIMTNIDEFAWHMQNVAGVQSVVSLPGVAKVINAGWNEGSLKWRVLPRNPTTMVQAVGYVPTSSGLLNPDCSVMPVMLFTEDHKAGTIERIVTEVKNFRRTAALEGVNYRLATGNVGVMAATNELVAAAQYPILLCVFGAVILLCFVEFRSWRAVLCIVLPLGLVSILAYALMSLLEIGLKVSTLPVVALGVGVGVDYGIYIFSRLRSYLDEGRSLENAYLHTLAITGNGVAFTGVTLAIGVATWIFSPLKFQADMGILLTFLFVVNMLGALILLPALACWLLPEGKNSSP
- a CDS encoding response regulator, producing the protein MNNAVLIVDDEKQVIQAIERALYDEDISVMGATCAEDAEELLERHPFKVVISDQCMPGMEGSEFLGLVSLRHPEIVRIMLTGHATLPGIMDAVNRGEIYRFFTKPWDDLELRFALRSAIEKYDLEARVRRLMMVARRQTLHLRRLEMEHPGMTRFQDSEDIQDLLKLDDGKIADLLRELDVEIGGSEPPLPTKPSES